In Vibrio neptunius, the following are encoded in one genomic region:
- the azu gene encoding azurin, which translates to MIKRSVGTLAVVLSAISFGAQAGAECSVSVDANDMMKFSTDSISVPSSCKEVTLTLNHTGKLAATSMGHNVVIADTANVQAVGTEGMSAGLANNYVKPDDPRVYAFTKIIGGGESTSVTFSTEKMKPGGDYTFFCSFPGHWAIMKGKFEFK; encoded by the coding sequence ATGATTAAACGTAGTGTTGGTACGCTTGCAGTGGTGCTTAGCGCAATCAGTTTCGGAGCTCAGGCTGGGGCAGAATGTTCTGTATCTGTTGATGCAAACGATATGATGAAGTTTTCGACGGATAGCATCAGCGTCCCTTCGAGTTGTAAGGAAGTCACTCTGACTTTAAACCATACAGGTAAGCTAGCAGCAACTTCTATGGGCCACAACGTCGTTATTGCTGACACAGCCAATGTCCAAGCGGTAGGCACAGAGGGCATGTCTGCTGGCCTAGCAAACAACTACGTCAAACCGGACGACCCAAGAGTCTACGCGTTCACCAAAATCATAGGTGGTGGTGAAAGTACGTCAGTAACGTTTAGTACAGAAAAGATGAAGCCAGGGGGTGACTACACTTTCTTCTGCTCTTTCCCCGGACACTGGGCAATCATGAAAGGCAAATTTGAGTTCAAATAA
- a CDS encoding SDR family oxidoreductase, producing the protein MDLKQSVIAITGAGQGLGQMMAITLAQAGAELALLDVNEEALMDTKEQCNMLGVKALTYKANVTDEHEVEQVFSNIVADFGQLDGLINNAGILRDGLLVKVRDGELTKMSLEQFSSVIDVNLTGTFLCGREAAVQMINTKRKGVIINISSVARAGNIGQTNYAASKAAVATLAATWGKELARYGIRAAAIAPGVIETSMTGAMKPEARERLEKMVPVGRMGDAKEIANTAKFIFENDYVNARVLEIDGGIFM; encoded by the coding sequence AGAGCGTGATAGCGATTACAGGTGCAGGTCAAGGCCTAGGTCAGATGATGGCGATTACATTAGCGCAGGCTGGTGCTGAGCTTGCCCTGCTTGATGTTAACGAAGAAGCCCTGATGGATACCAAAGAACAATGCAATATGCTCGGGGTCAAAGCATTAACATACAAAGCTAATGTGACAGACGAACACGAAGTGGAGCAAGTCTTTAGTAACATTGTCGCGGATTTTGGTCAGTTGGATGGACTTATTAATAACGCTGGTATTCTGCGAGACGGTTTACTAGTTAAAGTCAGAGATGGAGAGCTGACTAAAATGTCGCTGGAGCAATTTAGCTCCGTGATTGATGTCAATCTTACTGGGACGTTTTTATGTGGCCGAGAGGCCGCAGTTCAGATGATCAATACCAAGCGAAAAGGTGTCATTATCAACATTTCCAGTGTTGCTCGTGCGGGAAATATTGGTCAAACAAACTATGCGGCATCGAAAGCAGCAGTCGCGACGCTAGCGGCAACTTGGGGTAAGGAGCTAGCACGTTATGGTATTCGAGCAGCCGCTATTGCGCCGGGTGTGATTGAGACCTCAATGACAGGGGCAATGAAGCCAGAAGCTCGTGAGAGGCTAGAAAAAATGGTGCCTGTAGGCCGCATGGGCGATGCCAAAGAAATTGCCAATACCGCTAAATTTATCTTTGAGAATGACTACGTGAATGCGCGTGTATTGGAAATCGATGGCGGGATATTTATGTAA